In a genomic window of Pieris brassicae chromosome 7, ilPieBrab1.1, whole genome shotgun sequence:
- the LOC123711862 gene encoding protein transport protein Sec61 subunit beta, with amino-acid sequence MPAAPSSTSVGSGSRSPSKASIAPRASSGGTVRQRKTTTTTTAARSRTTGAGSGGMWRFYTDDSPGVKVGPVPVLVMSLLFIASVFMLHIWGKYTRA; translated from the exons ATG CCTGCTGCTCCGAGTTCTACGTCGGTGGGATCAGGTAGTCGTTCACCAAGCAAAGCCTCAATAGCTCCAAGAGCTTCAAGTGGTGGTACTGTACGTCAAAGAAAGACTACTACTACAACAACTGCTGCTCGAAGCCGAACTACCGGCGCAGGCTCTGGTGGCATGTGGCGCTTTTACACTGATGATTCACCTGGCGTTAAAGT AGGTCCAGTACCAGTGTTGGTTATGTCTCTTCTATTCATTGCATCCGTTTTTATGCTACACATCTGGGGAAAATACACTAGGgcttaa